A single window of Coffea eugenioides isolate CCC68of chromosome 7, Ceug_1.0, whole genome shotgun sequence DNA harbors:
- the LOC113777344 gene encoding probable indole-3-acetic acid-amido synthetase GH3.1, whose amino-acid sequence METNWNTEALEFIEEVTKNAGQVQKMVLADILKQNAETEYLQRFNLDGATDTKTFTSKVPCITYEDIRPEIQRMENGDRSAILTALPVSEFLLSSGTTTSGKRKLIPMPEEEWNRRQVLSSLQMPVMNTYVPDLNKGKGLYFYFSWPETRTPGGHMTLTALAKYYRSEHYKNQRRDPYTQYTSPYESVLCTDYVQSMYVQLLCGLYQRKQINRVGASLASALLRVIKFFELNWQDLVHDIRVGSLNPKITYEPLRECMARIMKSDPELADFLTSECSGENWEGIIQRIWPNAKYLETLITGSMIQYATSLDYYSGGLPISTAKYASSECCFGINLNPISKPEDVSFTFMPNLAYFEFIPQEHHSSKMDIGNSTVTTPDLIDLVDVEVGKDYEVVITTYAGLYRYQMGDILRVTGFHNSAPKFKFLRRKGVLLSIEGDKTDEVELQMAMDNASQILQAYNVSLVDYTSHASKKIAPGHYVIYWELSVKDSDKNVQSDEAISRCCQTIENSFSLIYKQYRVHGAIAPLEIRVLKNGTFQDLVEFAVSRGASIGQYKVPRCVETGPVLEFLDSRVVSSHFSPCLPSLASEESEE is encoded by the exons ATGGAAACTAATTGGAATACGGAGGCTCTAGAGTTCATTGAAGAGGTGACCAAAAATGCTGGTCAAGTCCAGAAGATGGTCTTGGCAGATATACTAAAACAGAATGCTGAAACTGAGTATCTACAACGATTCAATCTTGATGGTGCAACTGACACTAAGACATTTACATCCAAAGTTCCATGTATTACTTACGAGGATATTCGGCCTGAAATTCAGCGTATGGAAAACGGTGATCGTTCCGCCATCTTGACAGCTCTACCTGTTTCTGAATTTTTGCTCAG ctcTGGGACGACGACATCAGGTAAAAGAAAACTGATCCCTATGCCCGAAGAAGAATGGAATCGTCGTCAGGTTCTATCAAGTCTTCAGATGCCAGTCATGAACAC CtatgttccagatttgaacaAGGGAAAAGGGCTGTATTTCTACTTTTCATGGCCAGAGACAAGGACCCCAGGAGGACATATGACACTAACAGCCCTTGCTAAATACTACAGAAGTGAACACTACAAGAACCAAAGACGTGATCCCTACACCCAATACACAAGCCCCTATGAAAGTGTCCTGTGCACAGATTATGTCCAAAGCATGTATGTCCAATTGCTGTGTGGGCTCTATCAACGCAAACAAATCAACCGGGTTGGTGCTTCTTTGGCTTCAGCACTACTCCGAGTCATTAAGTTTTTTGAACTCAATTGGCAAGATTTGGTTCATGACATTAGAGTTGGATCACTCAATCCCAAAATAACTTACGAGCCACTTCGAGAATGCATGGCTCGAATCATGAAATCCGATCCAGAACTTGCAGATTTTTTAACCAGTGAGTGCTCTGGAGAGAATTGGGAAGGAATTATTCAAAGAATTTGGCCTAATGCAAAGTATCTCGAAACTTTAATCACTGGTTCAATGATCCAATATGCTACCTCCCTCGATTATTATAGCGGCGGGCTACCCATTTCAACTGCCAAGTATGCATCCTCTGAGTGTTGCTTCGGAATTAACCTCAATCCCATATCCAAACCCGAAGACGTGTCATTTACTTTCATGCCAAACTTAGCCTATTTCGAATTTATACCGCAGGAACATCATTCTTCCAAGATGGATATCGGCAATAGTACTGTTACAACTCCTGACCTTATTGATCTTGTGGATGTAGAAGTTGGCAAGGACTATGAAGTCGTGATTACTACATATGCCGGATTGTACAGGTATCAAATGGGCGATATACTTAGAGTAACAGGATTTCACAATTCGGCACCAAAATTCAAGTTCTTGAGGAGGAAAGGTGTGCTATTGAGCATTGAAGGGGATAAAACAGATGAGGTTGAGTTACAAATGGCTATGGATAATGCATCCCAAATTCTCCAAGCATACAATGTAAGCTTGGTTGATTATACGAGTCATGCAAGTAAAAAGATAGCTCCAGGGCATTATGTTATATATTGGGAGTTGTCAGTTAAGGACTCGGACAAGAATGTACAAAGTGATGAGGCTATCAGCCGTTGCTGCCAAACAATTGAGAACTCATTCAGCTTAATATACAAACAATATCGAGTACACGGAGCAATTGCACCACTGGAAATTCGTGTGTTAAAGAATGGTACATTTCAGGATCTTGTGGAGTTTGCTGTCTCTAGAGGGGCTTCTATTGGTCAATATAAGGTGCCTAGATGTGTAGAAACTGGACCAGTCTTAGAGTTTCTTGATTCGAGAGTAGTTTCCAGTCATTTCAGCCCATGTTTGCCTTCTCTGGCTTCAGAAGAATCTGAAGAGTGA